GATAAATCAAGAGTGCTTGTCACTGGAAAACCTAGTTATGCTGATATGATATCTGTCAAGGAGAAGTATATACAAGCTAAGGTCTGTAAGCTTCTTACCCTTTGGTTGCTTCCTTATATCAGAGTTTATTTAGAACATTCTTTTTGTGTCATTTCACAGTATGCTGAGAAGCTATTTGTTCGGAGATCAAGAGACTGCGATTTCCCACAATCAGTTGCACAACAAATGTGGGATGCTGTGTCTGCCAATGATAAAAAGTCTGTTTACAGGTTTATTGTCAACGGTGAAGCTGATGTGAACTCTGTGTATGACCAACCATCATCTTCCAGCTCTTCGTTGACACTTTCCAGAGTGATGTTAATACCAGAGAGGCCACCAACGCGTGAGGAAGTGCTACTCAGATTAAGAAACGAGTTGCTCGATAGAACTTCCTCAGGTTGCTCTTCAAATGTTCCACCAGAGGAAACTGGGGGTTGCTCTCTGCTCCACTGTGCTTGCGAGAAGGCAGACATTGGGATGGTGGAGCTTTTGCTGCAGTATGGTGCAAATGTAAACGCTACAGATTCAAGTGGTCAAACGCCGCTCCACTACTGTATTCTCAGAGGCAAAGCGGTAGTTGCAAGACTGCTACTCACGAGGTGACTTGGCAAAAATCTCTCAACGTATTCTCTTGGTAGATCCTATTGGTTAGTAACACAAATTGGGTGAATATTTTGCAGGGGAGCTGACCCAGAAGCCGTCAATGGAGAAGGAAAAACCGCTCTTGACACTGCTGCAGAGTCGAAATTTACTGATGCTGAAGTCCTATCTCTCCTTTCAGAAGCTGCAAATGGTTACAATCACAGACAATGCTGATAAAAAGATACAGAAAGAAGCTTTAAGGGCACAGAAGTCTTGGGAGATATGATGTTTCAATCATCATTACTTTCAGAAGAAGGGCCTCTGATTGTCCTCATCCTACACTTTGTCTCGAGCAAAGCTTAGCCCCATAGTATTTGTATTATTGATGTTTTGTGATGGATATAGGCTCTGCTTAATGGGAAGTTAATAGTGTGTCGTGTTGTGTGTATTTGATGATGTTTACGACTATAGGCATCCTCAGTTTGTCAAGTCATGCGTTGTAACGTGTAAGCAACTTGCGGCTTGTTCATCTCTTGCAGAAGTGTTAGACCATAAGTCATTCATTAGCTATATAATCTATGGTATTGGTTTTGGTTTCGAATCTCTGTCCCCTACAAGAATCGATTCGAAGCTAATAAGCATCTGAGCTGAGACATGATAACTATACAAGAACAATAGTCTTTAAGTTCAAATATGAAAACAAGACTTCACTTTGAATAAAAGCAAAAGCTTTTTACTTtagccaacaaaaaaaaacttaaaaaattataattattgaaagGACAAGTAAAAGCAAATTATTCTCAGACAAACAAAGGGAACATCTTTTGTGTAATAATCTTCACACGCTAAGAGAAAAGTTGCACACATTCCCGTGCCTTAGACCCCCTCATCCAACGGTCTACATCCCACTTAGCTTTATCTAACTCAACGGCGTAGATCTATCTCCTTCTTCACGGAACACGATGTCTTTGCTTTCGGCCACTCATGACAAAGCGAGCAGCGAGAGCTGCCTTTCGTCCGCGTACGTGGCGACGGGACCCATGTTTTACCATGACCATCTGACATTATGAGGTCCCACTCTAAGGCGGGAACCCATTTTTCCTCTTTTCTTGTAATTATTTGGTGTATGTGTAACAGATGGTCATGCTTTTtgtgaggagagagagagagagttcacGGTCTCGCAGATACTGTGTCTTGAAAAGAGAGTCTAGAgagtgtgtttgtttgtttggttgCTGGACTAAATGAGCTGAAACAGTTGATAGATAGTTTTGTCTGTTTGGTTCATCTTTTCAACCACAGAGTATGTAGAAACCaagggagaaaaaaaaacatcattgaAGTTTGTtcctttttgattattttgagaCAATAGTTTGAGTTTTTGTTTGTAGCTTCTTGGAAattttctgctttttttttaattgtggaGGGAAAAGAGAGAGATAAATTCCAGATAAGAATCTATGAACTAGTGATATTCCATTCATCTTCTTTGTTAAGATTTTGAGTTGAAGATTCCTTGttttttccttctctttctttcttgcgAGTGTTTCTCATTGGTTTTCTCGAGAATATATGTGTGCGTTTGGGAGAAGACTGTAGCATTTAAAAAGActtcacttttttttcttcttcttttagctTTGAACAGCTTCAGCTTTCTTGGTTACACAAGTTTGTGTCCGAATCTTGAACTTTTATTCTCTTCAATGGAGCAAAGAAGTTGCAAGACTGTCTATATTCTCTTGTTCATCTTCTTAGTCTTCTCTTCAAGAACAAGCACAAGCGCCGCAAGTTGTCGGCGGAAAGCTGTGAAACACTTATCCACAGCTCCACCTTCATCTACACCACTCGAATCAAGAATCACTACCAAGGTTATTGCTGTCAGCATAGTTTCAGGGGTTTTAACCGGGTTGGTCTCGGCCTTAGCGTTAGCTTTCTTGGTCCGTTGCACTGTCAAGTATTTGAAACAGACGCCACTTCTCAAAGGCCCTGTGGTGTTTTCCCCTAAGATCACACCTAAGTCTCTTCACGCAGCTCTTGCTAATGGTATCCAGTTGCTTGGCTCTGACCCTAACGGTAAGTACTACAAGATGGTGCTTGATAATGGTCTGGTTGTCGCAGTTAAGAGACTAGGCTCACTTGAAGGAAATGGCTCACCAGATGGTAGCAAGTCGGTTAAGAGAAGGTTGCAGAAGGAACTTGAGCTTCTTGCTGGGTTAAGGGATAGGAACCTTATGAGTTTAAGAGCTTATGTCCGTGAATCTGATGAGTTTTCCCTGGTGTATGATTACATACCGAATGGTAGTCTTGAGGATGTGATGAACAAGGTTAGAGCTGGAGAAGTGGAGCTTGGATGGGAGATCAGGCTGAGAGTTGCTGTTGGAATTGTGAAAGGGCTTCAGTATCTCCATTTCAGCTGTGAGCAACAGATCCTTCATTACAACTTGAAACCTACAAATGTGATGTTGGATTCTGAGTTTGAGCCTCGCCTTGCTGATTGCGGATTGGCCAAGATCATACCCACTTCACACACAGGAGTGTCTTGCTACTCTGCTCCTGAGTCTTCTCAAACTAACAGGTGCTTGCTTAGTAGAATCATTACCATCCTCTTGAGTTAAACTCTCTTGTACTAACGTAGGTAATGCAAATCATTGTGACAGATATACAGACAAAAGCGATGTCTTCAGCTTTGGGATGATACTGGGTGTTCTTTTAACCGGGAGAGACCCGAGCCTTCCTTTCTCTATAGAAGGTGCAAGCGGAGGGAGCTTAGGACAGTGGCTGAAGCATTTGCAGCAATCCGGAGAAGTAAGGGAAGCGTTAGATAAGAGTATACTTGGGGAGGAAGTGGAGGAAGACGAGATGTTAATGGCTTTACGGATCACCATCATCTGCCTTTCTGACTTTCCAGCAGATCGGCCTTCAAGTGATGAGCTTGTCCACATGCTTACACAACTGCACAGCTTTTAGCCCAATGTTCTTGTACCAAACACCCATCTGTGAACTATAATTTAGTTACCATCtcaatatatttctttttcttattggttaaaaataaaatagatcaTACAAATGGTCCAAGAAAAACGTTATCATACCAAATGAAACAAGTAGCGGACAAACAAACAGAACATAGAAACTCAGAAGCAATACAAAGAAAAATTGCAGATCAAGCAATGAGCTCGTCAAAGTCAATTTTCTACTTGCATTGTCCTAACGGGTGACCCGTTGCCAAGTCTGGGTTGTATCAGTAACTCTGAGAGGTCACCGCTCTCAAAGAAGGATTTGTGAAGAGCCTCAACGCATCCTTCTGCTTCATCATCATTTACTATAAGAGAAATGTTTACCTGCAACAGAGAAATTTTGTTAGGGGGTGTACTTAAAAGAGAGTTTTGTGATAAGCAGTCAGTGTATTATCATTACCTTGGATGCTCCTTGTGATATCATCTGGACATTGATACCTTTTGTCCGAAGAACATGAAACGCCTGCATGTGTAGTAAGAAAACAGTTAGGTAAGAGATGTCTTTCTTGATGAGAACATTCAAGGAGGGGGAGGAGATCCACTAACCCTCTCTAAAATCAGGGAGGAGTGCTGAACATTCCCAATTAAAGAGATTATAGCTCTTCCTTTTGAGAGATTCACAACTGCAATTTTCTCAAGTTCCTCAACTACGTGATCAAGTTCCTGTTTACAAGGGAAAGATCTTTGAATAAAGCATGCTTTATTATATAGATTGGAAAAAATAAAGTGTTTGGGATTCAACAAGAAGAACTTTGCCTGTTGAATCAGTTCCCTGCTCCAGAGTTTTGACGGGTCCAATGTCAGAGATAAGCTGACTTCACTAGTGGCAACAACATCTACGGATATCTCCAGGTCCTCAAATATCGAAAATACCTAGCCAGAAGAGCGAGGTTTGCAAAGAAAATGAGTGTCTGAAACTTCAGCCACATAATGAGCTGAAATTGTATAATGCATACCTTTGCAAGAAACCCAACTTGACCAAGCATTCGGGTGCTTGCTATATCAAGCATGGTCACATTGCGTTTCAGAACAATGCTCGTTAAAACTGTCTGTCATGAGAAGAAGCatagattttggttttggtgtGAAGGACAGAAAAAAAGTAACAGAGATTTGGAGAGAGACTCTAAACCTTGGTCATGTCTCTTGTTTTAGTGATGATAGTTCCAGGAGCTTTAGGGTTATAAGAATTTTTAACCCTAACAGGAATCCCACCCTCTCTTGCTGGCCTCATTGACTGTGGGTGCAAGACCTGCagcaaaaaaaatagttttttactTAAATCACTGTACTATGTGTTGCCGCTAATAACTGCTAATTGTGTTATTGCCTACGAGTGTACCTGTGCACCAAAATAAGCTAACTCGGCTGCTTCATCGAATGTTAGAAAGGGTACTGGTGTAGCTCTTTTATAAATAGTAGGGTCACATGTAAGAACACCATCAACATCTTTCCACACCTGCTCAATGAAAAAGAAACATCTAGACTTAACAGAGATGTATACACcgtgtttgaacaaaaaaaatactatgcTTTAAGGCTGTAGAAGAACCTGAATCTCTTGCAAACCCAACGCTTTACCAATTGTGGTTGCCGTCAAATCACTACCACCCCTACCCAATGTAGTAATCGCACCAGTTTTCCAACCCTATTATTGATTTTTAACTAATTAGGCAAGCCACACAACAACTTCAAATACAAATTCTGAAGATAGCAAGCTTATTTAGACATACCTTCCCAAGGAAACCTGTTACGATAGGAACAGCAGGATCATGCATCCAATCATCATATAATCTCTTGGCAACAGCTGGATACGTTGCTTCCAAGATATCCCCGTTTGTGAAATCATCCGTTGTTATGAAACCAATTTCAAATGCATCATACTGCAAAGTTCAAAGTATATACACATTCAACATGGTTTTCATATTAgtcaacaaaacaaaatatatatactacttcgagagagaacaaaataaatactaaaagaATATGATGGTGGACATACTTGGCGTGCTTTAACACCGATTTTATTAAGATAAGCTGCGAAAATCCTTGTAGACAAACACTCTCCAAAAGAGACTAAGTAGTCTCTGGTTCGAAGTGTCAGCTCCTTCATCATGGCTATACCTTTCAGGAGTTGCTCCAGTTCTTCCAAAAACGCTgccaaaaaaaatgtttcccacattaacaaaaaaaaagaaaagaacgcAATAGGCTCTTGAATATTTACCAAACTCATCACAATGAGCCTTAAAAGCTCCTAGTGTACAAAGTTACATGAGCAAACAATACTGATTCTTACATGTAACAACAGAGGGGTCGATCTTGAGCGCTTCCACTGTCctgaaacaacaacaaaaaaaaaatacattctttATCAAAACCAACACCAAGCAGAGAAAGTGATACTTCAATGTGCAGTTAATCAAAAAAACCTGAGATGCAATTCCTTTATAATGCTCAATTCCTCAATCTCAGATGCATTAGAAACACCACAACTCACAGCCTTCTCTCCCGCCTAAACTAACACAACAAATCAGAAGCTcaaattcaaaactttaaacaacaacaacaacaaagtaTAAAGGAGAGAGCTTTCATCATTACAAGCAAGAGATTGTTGGTTGTCTTCCCCATGGCGGAAAGAACAATGACCGGACTCTCCTCCGGAAACGCCAATATCAAATCCGCCACTTCTCTCATCCTCTCCGCCGTCGCCACCGAGGATCCACCAAACTTCATCACGCACGTGAATCTCTTCTCTCCCACCTCCGCCTCCTTTACAACGTCTGTCTTCTCCTCTTCCATAACAGCTCGCACAGTGCCTTTGAGGCATGAACCCGAAACATTCCTCACGCAGGATGAGCCATCTCCAACGGACAACAAGAACT
The sequence above is drawn from the Raphanus sativus cultivar WK10039 chromosome 7, ASM80110v3, whole genome shotgun sequence genome and encodes:
- the LOC108817222 gene encoding inactive leucine-rich repeat receptor-like protein kinase CORYNE; protein product: MEQRSCKTVYILLFIFLVFSSRTSTSAASCRRKAVKHLSTAPPSSTPLESRITTKVIAVSIVSGVLTGLVSALALAFLVRCTVKYLKQTPLLKGPVVFSPKITPKSLHAALANGIQLLGSDPNGKYYKMVLDNGLVVAVKRLGSLEGNGSPDGSKSVKRRLQKELELLAGLRDRNLMSLRAYVRESDEFSLVYDYIPNGSLEDVMNKVRAGEVELGWEIRLRVAVGIVKGLQYLHFSCEQQILHYNLKPTNVMLDSEFEPRLADCGLAKIIPTSHTGVSCYSAPESSQTNRYTDKSDVFSFGMILGVLLTGRDPSLPFSIEGASGGSLGQWLKHLQQSGEVREALDKSILGEEVEEDEMLMALRITIICLSDFPADRPSSDELVHMLTQLHSF
- the LOC108817220 gene encoding aspartokinase 1, chloroplastic, which gives rise to MAAARVRCHCNALFTSHRNSSTLPISPSRVDFSPLKCPRKFLLSVGDGSSCVRNVSGSCLKGTVRAVMEEEKTDVVKEAEVGEKRFTCVMKFGGSSVATAERMREVADLILAFPEESPVIVLSAMGKTTNNLLLAGEKAVSCGVSNASEIEELSIIKELHLRTVEALKIDPSVVTSFLEELEQLLKGIAMMKELTLRTRDYLVSFGECLSTRIFAAYLNKIGVKARQYDAFEIGFITTDDFTNGDILEATYPAVAKRLYDDWMHDPAVPIVTGFLGKGWKTGAITTLGRGGSDLTATTIGKALGLQEIQVWKDVDGVLTCDPTIYKRATPVPFLTFDEAAELAYFGAQVLHPQSMRPAREGGIPVRVKNSYNPKAPGTIITKTRDMTKTVLTSIVLKRNVTMLDIASTRMLGQVGFLAKVFSIFEDLEISVDVVATSEVSLSLTLDPSKLWSRELIQQELDHVVEELEKIAVVNLSKGRAIISLIGNVQHSSLILERAFHVLRTKGINVQMISQGASKVNISLIVNDDEAEGCVEALHKSFFESGDLSELLIQPRLGNGSPVRTMQVEN